One Tunturibacter gelidoferens genomic region harbors:
- a CDS encoding PAS domain-containing sensor histidine kinase: MASLAKAEWKDREVGVENSALLPDLNEAEAVLLELASLFGGRIQSSPSESEQPTGDPSTQTPDAHTSSLEAKYRALLEQIPAVVFMVYLDRGISEAYVSPQIEEALGFSREEWLEDPIRWYEHIHPDDKQRWSLEAAGMFLSGKPLRSSYRVIARDGHVIWFHCDAKMMRRPDGQPWFIHGVAFDISDLKHTEEALHQERNVVSAILDTVGALVVVLDPDGRITRFNRACELTTGYSLEEVRGKRIWDFFLVPEEVERFKSIFSQLSADLLPEDYQSYWVTRHGTKRLIAWSSTMLPGNNGTPNYIIATGIDITEREQLEKALLNISSREQRRIGQDLHDGLGQHLTGIAFMAKVHEAKLAEKRLAEANDAAKIVRLVNEAIYKTRELARGLLPVVSDTHGLMSALLLWAAEVEDIFGISCRFECEPAVLIYDDAMATHLYHIAQESVNNALKHGRARKILIRLSAENDRGTLSIRDDGAGIEERRENSQGMGLHIMNYRAAMIGGTLEVAPEPLHGTTVTCIFPLKPGT, encoded by the coding sequence ATGGCTTCACTTGCTAAGGCCGAATGGAAAGACCGTGAGGTTGGCGTTGAAAACAGCGCGCTGCTGCCAGACCTGAACGAGGCGGAGGCGGTTCTGCTCGAGTTAGCAAGTCTGTTCGGGGGTAGAATACAGTCTTCACCCTCCGAGAGTGAGCAGCCAACTGGGGACCCATCCACGCAGACCCCTGACGCTCACACTTCGAGCCTCGAAGCCAAATACCGCGCGCTACTTGAACAAATTCCTGCCGTGGTTTTCATGGTCTATCTGGATCGCGGCATCAGCGAGGCATACGTCAGCCCTCAGATCGAGGAGGCACTCGGGTTCTCGCGAGAGGAGTGGCTGGAAGACCCTATTCGCTGGTATGAGCACATTCATCCGGACGACAAGCAGCGCTGGAGCCTGGAGGCCGCGGGCATGTTTCTCTCCGGCAAACCGCTGCGGTCGTCCTATCGGGTCATCGCACGCGACGGACATGTGATCTGGTTTCACTGCGATGCGAAGATGATGCGTCGGCCCGACGGCCAGCCCTGGTTCATACACGGTGTTGCCTTTGATATCTCTGACCTGAAGCACACAGAGGAGGCGCTCCACCAGGAGCGCAACGTCGTCTCCGCCATTCTCGACACTGTCGGCGCGCTGGTCGTTGTTCTCGATCCGGATGGACGCATCACGCGATTCAACCGAGCCTGTGAGCTGACGACCGGGTATTCGCTGGAGGAGGTCAGGGGCAAACGCATCTGGGATTTTTTTCTCGTGCCTGAAGAAGTGGAACGCTTCAAGTCGATCTTTTCGCAACTGAGCGCGGATCTGCTGCCGGAGGACTACCAAAGCTATTGGGTTACTCGGCATGGGACGAAGAGACTCATCGCCTGGTCAAGCACCATGTTGCCGGGTAACAACGGAACACCCAACTACATCATCGCAACCGGCATCGACATTACCGAGCGCGAGCAGTTGGAGAAAGCTCTCCTGAACATCAGCTCAAGAGAACAACGACGCATCGGTCAGGACCTGCATGACGGTCTGGGGCAACATCTGACGGGCATCGCCTTTATGGCGAAGGTTCATGAGGCTAAGTTGGCGGAGAAACGCCTGGCCGAGGCCAACGATGCAGCCAAGATCGTCCGATTGGTGAATGAGGCGATTTACAAGACGCGAGAGTTGGCCCGAGGTCTACTACCCGTTGTCTCCGATACCCATGGGCTGATGTCAGCGTTGCTGCTCTGGGCTGCGGAGGTAGAGGATATCTTCGGAATATCCTGTCGTTTCGAGTGCGAACCTGCCGTTTTGATCTATGACGACGCGATGGCCACCCACCTCTACCATATCGCTCAGGAGTCAGTGAACAATGCTCTGAAGCATGGCCGCGCACGTAAAATCCTTATTCGTCTGTCAGCTGAGAATGACCGCGGTACATTGTCGATTCGTGACGATGGAGCCGGCATCGAAGAACGTCGCGAAAACAGTCAAGGCATGGGACTTCACATCATGAACTATCGAGCGGCCATGATCGGCGGAACGCTAGAGGTTGCGCCCGAGCCACTCCATGGAACGACCGTGACCTGTATCTTCCCCCTGAAACCCGGTACGTAG
- a CDS encoding DUF6084 family protein — translation MPDLSFQIEGASVVPFAAAPTLAFKLKIMNAAANESIHTIALRCQIQIEVTRRRYPPEEQERMLDLFGTPDRWSQTLRNLLWTNLNMVIPAFAGTTTVADLHVPCTFDFNVAATKYFEGLTDGDIPLNIFFSGTVFYAPPDSGLQVAPISWEQEARFKLPVKVWREMMDSYYPNHVWLSLRRDVFDRLYRYKMQHGIPSWEQTLEEVLPMEVAVKS, via the coding sequence ATGCCTGACCTGAGCTTTCAGATCGAGGGAGCGAGCGTTGTTCCATTTGCAGCTGCGCCGACACTCGCTTTCAAACTTAAGATCATGAACGCCGCGGCTAACGAGTCGATCCACACCATCGCTCTGCGTTGTCAGATTCAGATTGAAGTCACCCGTCGACGCTATCCTCCAGAGGAGCAAGAGCGCATGCTTGACCTCTTCGGAACGCCCGACAGGTGGAGCCAAACGCTGCGCAACCTGCTTTGGACCAACCTCAATATGGTCATTCCTGCTTTCGCGGGCACAACTACGGTAGCCGATCTTCACGTCCCCTGCACCTTCGACTTTAATGTCGCTGCCACCAAATATTTTGAAGGGCTCACGGATGGTGATATTCCTCTCAATATCTTTTTTAGCGGGACAGTCTTCTATGCGCCGCCGGATAGCGGACTGCAGGTAGCGCCTATCTCCTGGGAGCAGGAGGCGAGATTCAAACTCCCGGTAAAGGTCTGGCGCGAGATGATGGACTCCTACTATCCCAATCATGTCTGGCTGAGTTTGCGTCGGGATGTCTTTGATCGGCTCTATCGCTACAAGATGCAGCACGGTATTCCCAGCTGGGAGCAGACGCTTGAAGAAGTTCTCCCCATGGAAGTGGCGGTGAAATCGTGA
- a CDS encoding hydrogenase maturation protease — protein MLRQPGHRFFFKVTEVEPLPEEEQCEKKNVSQPRILIAGIGNIFLGDDGFGVEVVRRLSGCALPEEVRVIDFGIRGLDLVYALQDRYETTILIDAYPHGQAPGTVSVVELDPNEAAEPSGNFVEPHSMHPMNVLRMASAMHRPLKRILLVGCEPATLGGDEGHMGLSQPVEVAVERAVKTTETLIKKILESDPV, from the coding sequence ATGCTGCGTCAGCCGGGGCATCGCTTCTTTTTCAAAGTGACCGAGGTTGAACCGCTCCCGGAAGAAGAACAGTGTGAGAAAAAAAATGTTTCGCAACCCCGTATTCTGATCGCCGGCATCGGCAACATCTTCCTTGGAGATGACGGCTTTGGAGTGGAGGTTGTACGTCGCCTCTCGGGCTGCGCTCTGCCCGAAGAGGTACGCGTCATTGATTTCGGTATCCGTGGCCTTGACCTTGTTTACGCCCTACAGGACCGTTATGAGACCACCATTCTTATCGACGCCTATCCTCACGGACAAGCGCCGGGGACAGTCTCCGTCGTCGAACTGGACCCAAACGAAGCTGCCGAACCGTCGGGCAACTTCGTTGAGCCGCATAGCATGCATCCGATGAACGTCCTGCGCATGGCGAGCGCAATGCATAGACCTCTAAAACGAATTCTATTGGTTGGCTGCGAACCGGCCACGCTGGGCGGGGACGAAGGGCATATGGGGCTTAGTCAACCTGTTGAGGTTGCTGTGGAGCGAGCGGTGAAGACGACCGAGACGTTGATAAAAAAAATCCTGGAAAGCGACCCCGTGTGA
- a CDS encoding DUF6893 family small protein, translated as MSMELEGSTTNGVGNDKETLYMLGGVALVVFGAGLILSNPSIRRYMSQIGIGNLAQVAMPDVQRYLKMRAM; from the coding sequence ATGTCGATGGAACTGGAAGGATCAACGACCAACGGAGTAGGCAACGATAAGGAAACTCTTTACATGCTGGGAGGTGTGGCCCTGGTGGTGTTTGGAGCTGGATTGATTCTTTCCAATCCGTCCATTCGCCGTTATATGTCCCAAATAGGAATCGGCAATCTCGCCCAGGTGGCGATGCCTGATGTTCAACGCTATCTAAAGATGCGGGCCATGTAG
- a CDS encoding NifU family protein yields MANDGEFQEQVRHLGKLVTQFDELPDSAAKVAGRELVQLLMEVHGRGLERAMEIVFDAGNFAPGIVDKMGQDPIVGNLLLLYSLHPDEFKIRVQKAIERMRPRLRKLSCTVELEDLQEGAVRVRLSTSGHSCGSSTNDLRSIVEDGMYEFAPDVTSIEVLGLEEPTPVGFVTLESLLGQRLAGVGTGNSLERDGVD; encoded by the coding sequence GTGGCTAACGACGGTGAGTTTCAGGAACAGGTCCGGCACTTGGGCAAGTTGGTCACACAATTTGACGAGCTGCCGGATAGTGCCGCAAAGGTTGCGGGCAGGGAGTTAGTGCAACTTCTTATGGAAGTGCATGGTAGAGGCCTGGAACGGGCGATGGAGATCGTCTTCGATGCTGGAAATTTTGCTCCGGGGATCGTTGACAAGATGGGGCAAGATCCAATCGTCGGTAACTTATTGTTGCTTTACTCTCTGCATCCGGACGAGTTCAAAATTCGCGTACAAAAAGCGATAGAGCGTATGCGTCCTCGTCTACGCAAACTTTCCTGCACGGTCGAGCTTGAGGACTTACAGGAAGGTGCCGTTCGTGTTCGTCTATCGACTTCCGGTCATAGCTGCGGATCATCTACGAACGATCTGCGGTCGATTGTGGAAGACGGGATGTACGAGTTTGCGCCGGACGTGACATCGATAGAAGTTCTTGGGCTGGAAGAGCCAACGCCTGTGGGCTTTGTCACACTGGAAAGCTTATTGGGTCAGCGACTCGCAGGGGTAGGCACCGGCAATTCCCTGGAAAGAGATGGTGTCGATTGA
- a CDS encoding hydrogenase expression protein HypE, with protein sequence MAQETVPYGRVTQKKPAVAELHILWITAGLGCDGDTVSITAATQPSVEDVVLGAIPGLPKVHLHNPVLAYENGDDFMKYFYMAEQGKLEPFVLVIEGSIPNEKIKKEGYWAALGTNPNTGQPITTNEWIDRLTPKALAVVACGTCATYGGIHAMEGNPTGCMGLADYLGWDWKSKAGLPIVNVPGCPVQPDNFMETLLYLLYQVAGLAPMIPLDDQLRPTWLFGKTVHEGCDRAGYYEQGDFATSYGSPKCIVKLGCWGPVVNCNVPKRGWMAGIGGCPNVGGICIGCTMPGFPDKFMPFMDEPPGGKLSSGAIGVYGKAIRALRKMTNDTVNKEPKWRHPRAELTTGYHPNSY encoded by the coding sequence ATGGCTCAAGAAACAGTCCCTTACGGCCGAGTCACTCAAAAGAAACCTGCTGTGGCTGAGCTGCATATTCTGTGGATCACCGCTGGTCTTGGGTGTGACGGAGACACAGTGTCCATCACCGCAGCTACGCAGCCTAGTGTCGAGGATGTTGTTCTGGGCGCGATTCCCGGCCTGCCCAAAGTCCACCTGCACAATCCAGTTCTCGCCTACGAAAATGGCGATGACTTTATGAAGTACTTCTACATGGCGGAGCAGGGAAAGCTCGAGCCGTTCGTGTTGGTTATAGAAGGGTCTATCCCCAACGAAAAGATCAAGAAGGAGGGGTACTGGGCAGCTTTGGGCACCAATCCGAACACCGGACAGCCGATCACGACCAATGAGTGGATCGATCGACTGACGCCTAAGGCACTAGCTGTCGTGGCCTGCGGCACCTGCGCGACCTATGGCGGAATCCACGCTATGGAGGGCAATCCCACCGGCTGTATGGGACTGGCCGATTATCTGGGGTGGGACTGGAAGTCCAAAGCTGGTCTTCCGATCGTGAATGTTCCTGGTTGCCCGGTGCAGCCTGACAATTTTATGGAGACACTTCTATATCTCCTTTATCAGGTGGCCGGTCTGGCGCCGATGATTCCTCTCGACGATCAACTGCGGCCAACCTGGCTCTTCGGCAAGACAGTACACGAGGGTTGCGACCGAGCGGGGTACTACGAGCAAGGTGACTTCGCCACTTCTTATGGCTCGCCGAAGTGCATTGTGAAGTTGGGATGCTGGGGTCCTGTTGTGAATTGCAACGTACCCAAGCGTGGCTGGATGGCCGGGATCGGTGGTTGCCCGAATGTGGGCGGCATCTGCATTGGCTGCACCATGCCGGGCTTCCCGGACAAGTTCATGCCGTTTATGGACGAGCCGCCCGGAGGCAAGCTGTCGAGCGGCGCGATCGGCGTCTATGGTAAGGCGATTCGGGCTTTGCGCAAGATGACCAACGACACGGTGAATAAAGAGCCGAAGTGGCGTCATCCTCGCGCCGAACTAACCACTGGCTACCACCCCAATTCCTACTAA
- a CDS encoding response regulator transcription factor, with the protein MASTNIPGQSYAGKRTVFVVDDHPLLRQGLALLINQQRDLEVCGEAEEAQAAMQAISQKKPDIMIVDISLNGPDGLDLLKNIRASHPDLPILVLSMHDEAIYAERALRARANGYIMKQEATEKVLIAVRRILGGEVYLSDRMANKMLQQYIGGSPAALHSRISTLSDRELEVFCLIGEGRGTREIAEELHLSIKTVETYQAHIKEKLRLHSGRELIQHAIQWKIDEKTG; encoded by the coding sequence ATGGCTTCGACAAACATTCCGGGGCAGTCTTATGCGGGCAAGAGAACCGTCTTCGTAGTCGACGACCATCCACTTTTGCGTCAGGGACTGGCTCTATTGATTAACCAGCAGCGAGATCTTGAAGTCTGCGGCGAGGCCGAAGAGGCGCAGGCTGCGATGCAGGCGATCTCTCAGAAGAAACCAGACATCATGATCGTGGACATCTCTCTCAATGGTCCGGACGGGCTGGATCTGCTCAAAAACATTCGAGCCTCCCATCCAGATCTGCCTATATTAGTTCTCTCCATGCATGATGAGGCCATCTATGCGGAGCGTGCCCTGCGCGCTCGTGCGAACGGCTACATCATGAAGCAGGAGGCTACGGAGAAGGTGCTGATTGCCGTGCGCCGCATACTTGGCGGCGAGGTGTATCTGAGCGATCGCATGGCCAACAAGATGCTTCAACAGTATATTGGCGGCTCTCCGGCGGCGCTCCACTCTCGAATCTCCACGCTCTCTGATCGCGAGTTGGAGGTGTTCTGCCTGATCGGCGAGGGCCGCGGCACGCGTGAGATTGCCGAGGAGTTGCACCTCAGCATCAAGACGGTCGAGACCTATCAGGCACACATCAAAGAAAAGCTTCGCCTGCACAGCGGGCGTGAGCTGATCCAGCATGCAATTCAGTGGAAGATCGACGAGAAGACAGGTTGA
- the efp gene encoding elongation factor P, whose translation MAALIDAIDVKRKMFFEFENVPFCCLEAEISTPTARGGQTLVRLRMRNMLTRAVFDKTFKASDKFKEPDLQTVGASYLYSDGDGSYFLDQESFETLSLSDEIVGDALDLLVEGVLIQIDKYNGNPIGLQLPVQVELSVAYTEPGVRGDTSSGSVTKPAKLETGVEIRVPLFIKEGEKIKVNTETREFAGRA comes from the coding sequence ATGGCTGCATTGATCGACGCCATCGATGTGAAACGCAAGATGTTCTTTGAGTTTGAAAACGTTCCGTTCTGCTGCCTGGAGGCGGAGATTTCTACTCCGACGGCTCGGGGCGGCCAGACGCTGGTCCGTTTGAGAATGCGTAACATGCTTACGCGCGCAGTCTTCGACAAGACGTTCAAGGCCAGCGACAAGTTCAAGGAGCCGGATCTGCAGACGGTTGGGGCATCCTATCTCTACAGCGACGGAGATGGCTCGTACTTTCTGGACCAGGAGAGCTTCGAAACTCTCTCCCTCAGCGATGAGATTGTAGGGGATGCACTGGACCTGCTGGTCGAGGGTGTTCTGATTCAGATCGACAAATATAACGGCAATCCAATCGGGCTGCAGCTGCCAGTTCAGGTGGAACTGTCTGTTGCGTACACCGAACCGGGCGTTCGCGGCGACACTTCGAGTGGCAGCGTGACCAAGCCAGCCAAACTGGAGACGGGTGTGGAGATTCGCGTACCGTTGTTCATCAAAGAAGGCGAAAAGATCAAGGTGAACACAGAGACGCGGGAGTTCGCCGGGCGGGCCTGA
- a CDS encoding DUF5947 family protein, whose amino-acid sequence MNEETLPPFEQAFGALRQFTRTRSSESRPLEQCELCSAGLAQDHPHLVELISRQILCACDACAMLFDGMEKSKYKRVPRRAQYLTDFEMTDGQWESLLIPINMAFFFRSSIEGRVVALYPSPAGAVESLLPLEAWNEIADGNRALSRLLPDVETLLVNRVGHAHGLTRAEYYIAPIDECYKLVGLIRTNWRGLSGGADVWTEIGRFFSDLRSKADVVSGEANA is encoded by the coding sequence ATGAATGAAGAGACCCTGCCACCATTCGAACAGGCCTTCGGAGCACTTCGTCAGTTCACGCGCACACGAAGCTCCGAATCGCGTCCGCTGGAGCAGTGCGAGTTATGCAGCGCCGGACTTGCGCAGGACCACCCGCATTTGGTGGAACTGATTTCACGGCAGATACTCTGTGCCTGCGATGCATGCGCGATGCTCTTCGACGGAATGGAGAAGTCAAAGTATAAGCGTGTCCCCCGACGTGCTCAGTATCTGACCGACTTCGAAATGACCGACGGGCAGTGGGAGAGTCTGCTCATTCCGATCAATATGGCGTTCTTCTTTCGTTCGAGCATTGAGGGCCGAGTCGTCGCGCTCTATCCAAGTCCGGCGGGCGCGGTCGAATCGCTGCTGCCGCTCGAGGCATGGAATGAGATCGCAGATGGGAATCGTGCGTTAAGTCGCCTCCTGCCCGATGTCGAGACCCTGCTGGTCAACCGGGTAGGCCATGCTCATGGGCTTACTCGGGCCGAGTACTATATCGCACCGATCGACGAATGTTACAAATTGGTGGGGTTGATCCGTACCAACTGGAGAGGACTCTCCGGAGGGGCCGATGTCTGGACAGAGATAGGCCGCTTCTTCTCCGATCTCCGATCGAAGGCAGATGTAGTTAGCGGAGAAGCCAATGCCTGA
- a CDS encoding YceI family protein, whose amino-acid sequence METTKTTLVHYVVDARASRLTVHAFATGLLSAVGHNPTIGVRNFSGDVNFSPEAIQGSEFKMSIQANSLSVQDDIADKDRREIERLMNEQVLETAKYPEIVYEAPMLSITRMGESLYTTVLDGSLALHGVTRRQPVTARVAVFGTMLRASGDFILKQTDYEIKPISVAGGAIKLKDELKFSFEMVAREEE is encoded by the coding sequence ATGGAAACGACAAAAACCACGCTTGTTCATTACGTCGTCGATGCAAGGGCGAGTCGATTAACGGTGCATGCCTTTGCCACTGGACTGTTGTCAGCAGTGGGACACAATCCGACTATCGGCGTTCGCAACTTCAGCGGCGACGTGAACTTCAGTCCGGAAGCGATCCAGGGCAGCGAATTCAAAATGAGCATCCAGGCGAATTCGCTGAGCGTTCAGGACGACATCGCCGATAAAGATCGCCGTGAGATCGAAAGGCTGATGAACGAGCAAGTGTTGGAGACGGCAAAGTATCCCGAAATCGTTTACGAAGCACCTATGCTCTCAATCACCAGGATGGGAGAGTCTTTGTACACTACCGTTCTAGACGGCAGCCTGGCGCTCCACGGCGTCACACGTAGGCAGCCGGTTACTGCTCGTGTCGCTGTCTTCGGGACGATGCTGCGAGCCTCGGGTGATTTCATCCTGAAGCAGACCGACTACGAGATCAAACCGATCTCCGTGGCGGGAGGAGCGATCAAACTCAAGGATGAATTGAAGTTCTCCTTCGAGATGGTAGCGCGGGAAGAGGAGTGA
- a CDS encoding hydrogenase expression protein HypE gives MERLAGTQSQGGFVESWDQHSPPIKEINVLWIAAGLGCDGDTIAMTAATQPSIEDVVLGGIPWIPKVNFHNPFLSIEVGEDFLRCFHLAAAGKLEPFILVVEGSIPNENNKPEGYWASLGTDATTGQPITTCEWIDRLAPHAWAVIAVGTCATYGGIHAMAGNPTGCMGLPDYLGWRWRSKAAVPIVCVPGCPVQPDNFMETLLYLLYMATGHAPIIPLDEQLRPTWLFGSTVHEGCDRGGYYEQAQFAEQYGSPLCIVKLGCWGPVVQCNVGKRGWMGGIGGCPNVGGICIGCTMPGFPDKFMPFMDQPPGSLLSSAAVQTYGRAIHALRKFTQASLNKVPSWRQQSISPGQQR, from the coding sequence ATGGAACGTCTTGCCGGAACGCAATCCCAAGGGGGATTCGTGGAGAGCTGGGATCAGCATTCACCGCCGATCAAAGAAATCAATGTGCTTTGGATTGCTGCGGGGTTAGGTTGCGACGGAGACACAATCGCGATGACGGCCGCAACGCAGCCCAGCATTGAGGATGTTGTCCTAGGGGGAATTCCCTGGATCCCAAAGGTGAACTTCCATAACCCTTTTCTATCTATTGAAGTTGGCGAAGACTTTCTGCGCTGTTTCCATCTGGCTGCGGCGGGCAAGCTGGAACCCTTCATCCTTGTTGTTGAGGGCTCCATCCCGAATGAGAACAATAAACCGGAGGGATACTGGGCGTCGCTGGGCACAGATGCGACGACCGGGCAGCCAATTACAACGTGCGAGTGGATCGACCGGCTGGCCCCCCATGCCTGGGCGGTGATTGCCGTTGGAACCTGCGCGACGTACGGCGGAATTCACGCGATGGCGGGCAATCCAACCGGGTGCATGGGGCTTCCTGACTATCTCGGATGGCGGTGGAGATCCAAGGCTGCAGTCCCGATCGTTTGTGTTCCGGGCTGTCCTGTCCAGCCGGACAACTTTATGGAGACTCTGCTGTATCTGCTTTACATGGCTACCGGACATGCACCTATAATTCCCCTCGATGAGCAGTTGCGCCCCACCTGGCTCTTCGGAAGCACAGTGCATGAGGGTTGCGATCGTGGCGGTTACTATGAGCAGGCGCAATTTGCAGAGCAGTATGGATCGCCGTTATGCATCGTAAAACTCGGGTGCTGGGGACCGGTGGTCCAGTGCAATGTCGGCAAGCGTGGATGGATGGGCGGGATTGGCGGATGCCCGAACGTAGGCGGCATTTGTATTGGGTGCACGATGCCAGGATTTCCGGATAAATTTATGCCATTTATGGACCAACCACCCGGATCGCTTCTCTCGTCAGCAGCTGTTCAGACCTATGGACGAGCGATTCATGCACTACGCAAATTCACTCAGGCATCGCTCAATAAAGTGCCAAGCTGGCGGCAGCAAAGTATTTCCCCGGGCCAACAACGCTGA
- a CDS encoding nickel-dependent hydrogenase large subunit — protein MGTITAVRTEAEADKSQLVEMNWDPITRIVGSLGIFTKIDFGKRKVAECHSTSSIFRGYSIFMKGKDPRDAHFITSRICGICGDNHATCATYAQNMAFGVRPPAIAEWIVNLGEAAEYMFDHNIFQDNLVGVDFCEKMVKETNPGVWEKATKTAAPHAELHGFRTIADIMTALNPFTGSFYRETLQVSRYTREMFCLMEGRHVHPSTLYPGGVGTVPTVQLFTDYIVRLMKYVEFMKKVVPLHDDLFDFFYEALPGYEEVGRRRILLGCWGSFNNPDVCDYTYQKMTDWGRGMFVTPGVVVDGKLVTTDLVDINLNIRILLGSSYYDDWQNSETFVRKDPLGNPVDQRHPWNQSTLPRPQKRDFKDKYTWVMSPRWYDARTKDYLALDTGGGPIARFWATALAGIVDIGYVKATGHSVKIYLPKTVSLPEVELEWKIPKWSNAIERDRARTYFQAYAAAAALHFAEQALAELHAGRTKTWNDFKVPEEAIGCGFHEAVRGVLSHHVVIRNHKIANYHPYPPTPWNANPRDMYGTPGPYEDAVQNTPIFEENGPDKFKGIDIMRAVRSFDPCLPCGVHMYLGNGKVLETSHSPMFGFQP, from the coding sequence ATGGGCACGATTACCGCTGTACGTACAGAGGCAGAGGCCGACAAAAGCCAATTGGTAGAGATGAATTGGGATCCAATCACCCGGATCGTCGGCAGTCTCGGCATCTTTACCAAGATTGATTTTGGCAAGCGCAAGGTGGCGGAGTGTCACAGTACCTCTTCCATATTTCGCGGCTATAGCATCTTCATGAAGGGCAAAGATCCGCGCGACGCTCACTTCATCACCAGCCGTATCTGCGGTATCTGTGGCGACAATCATGCTACGTGCGCGACGTATGCACAGAACATGGCCTTTGGTGTGCGGCCGCCTGCCATCGCAGAGTGGATCGTGAACCTCGGCGAGGCTGCCGAGTATATGTTCGACCACAATATCTTCCAGGACAATCTCGTCGGCGTGGACTTCTGCGAGAAGATGGTGAAAGAGACCAATCCGGGCGTCTGGGAAAAAGCGACGAAGACCGCCGCGCCGCACGCGGAGCTGCATGGCTTCCGCACCATCGCCGACATCATGACGGCCCTCAATCCGTTTACGGGATCATTCTATCGCGAGACTCTCCAGGTGAGTCGTTACACGCGTGAGATGTTCTGTCTGATGGAAGGCCGTCACGTTCATCCCTCCACTCTGTATCCTGGCGGCGTGGGTACGGTGCCTACTGTGCAACTGTTTACGGACTATATCGTCCGGCTGATGAAGTATGTGGAATTCATGAAGAAGGTTGTGCCACTCCATGACGATCTCTTCGACTTCTTCTACGAAGCTCTCCCCGGTTACGAGGAGGTGGGCCGCAGGCGGATTCTTCTCGGATGTTGGGGCTCGTTCAATAACCCAGATGTCTGCGACTACACCTATCAGAAGATGACAGACTGGGGCCGCGGCATGTTCGTCACGCCGGGCGTTGTGGTTGACGGCAAACTAGTGACGACGGATCTGGTGGATATTAACCTGAACATCCGCATTCTGCTTGGCAGTTCCTACTATGATGACTGGCAGAACTCCGAGACCTTCGTCCGGAAAGATCCCCTCGGAAATCCAGTCGATCAGCGTCACCCCTGGAACCAGAGCACGCTACCCAGGCCTCAGAAGCGCGACTTCAAAGACAAGTACACCTGGGTGATGTCGCCGCGTTGGTATGACGCGAGGACGAAAGACTATCTTGCACTTGATACGGGCGGCGGCCCGATCGCGCGTTTCTGGGCGACCGCGCTGGCCGGCATCGTGGATATTGGCTACGTGAAGGCAACTGGACATAGCGTCAAGATCTATCTGCCCAAGACCGTCTCGCTTCCAGAGGTAGAGCTCGAGTGGAAGATTCCCAAGTGGAGTAATGCCATTGAACGAGATCGGGCTCGAACTTACTTCCAGGCTTACGCTGCGGCAGCTGCACTACATTTCGCCGAGCAGGCGTTGGCGGAGTTGCATGCCGGCCGCACGAAGACGTGGAACGACTTCAAGGTGCCCGAGGAGGCCATCGGTTGCGGCTTCCACGAAGCGGTGCGCGGAGTCTTGTCGCACCATGTTGTGATCCGCAATCACAAGATCGCCAACTACCACCCCTATCCGCCGACTCCGTGGAACGCCAATCCCCGCGACATGTACGGAACGCCGGGGCCCTACGAGGATGCGGTGCAAAATACACCTATCTTCGAGGAAAACGGGCCGGATAAATTCAAGGGAATCGATATCATGCGCGCCGTGCGCAGCTTCGATCCATGTCTGCCCTGCGGCGTACACATGTACCTCGGAAATGGAAAGGTGCTGGAGACCTCTCACTCGCCGATGTTCGGTTTCCAGCCGTAG
- a CDS encoding HypC/HybG/HupF family hydrogenase formation chaperone, which yields MCLAIPGKIIELVAGPNLVGVVEVTGVRRKVQLGLLEDDMPKIGDWVLIHVGFAMSKISEQDAAEQMRLLTALGEVEQVMEEVRGYGLEDRADRAGPIPLNGTRYS from the coding sequence ATGTGCCTAGCCATACCAGGCAAGATTATCGAACTGGTTGCCGGTCCTAATCTTGTAGGCGTCGTGGAAGTAACTGGAGTGCGGCGCAAGGTCCAGTTGGGCCTTCTCGAAGATGACATGCCGAAGATCGGCGACTGGGTGTTGATCCATGTCGGATTTGCTATGTCCAAGATTAGCGAGCAAGATGCCGCAGAGCAGATGCGCCTTCTCACAGCTCTGGGCGAAGTCGAACAAGTCATGGAAGAAGTGCGGGGGTATGGTCTCGAAGACCGCGCCGACCGCGCCGGTCCGATCCCACTGAACGGGACGCGTTACTCCTAG